TATCTTCCGCATTCCCGACCTGCGCAAACGCGTTCTGTTTACGCTTGGCCTGCTTGCCGTCTATCGGCTGGGCGCCCACATCCCCACCCCGGGTGTCAACACCAAGCTGCTCGCCCAGTTTTTCGATCAACAGAGCGGCAGCGCCCTTGGTCTGGTCGATCTGTTCAGTGGCGGTAACCTTCGGAAACTGACAGTCTTTGCCCTCGGCATCATGCCGTACATTACTGCTTCCATCATTTTCCAACTGCTCACGGTGGTCTATGAACCACTGGCGCGGCTGCAAAAGGAAGGGGAGCTGGGGCGTCGCAAGATCACCCAGTGGACGCGGTACGTAACGGTCATCCTGGCTGCGATTCAGTCCGGTGCCATCGCCCTCACGCTGAACAGCGGAGCGGGCGGAGTCTCCTATGTGCTGAACCCCGGAATCGGCTTCATTCTCATGACTGTGCTTACGCTTACGACGGGTACGGCATTCATCATGTGGCTGGGCGAGCAGATCACCGATCGCGGCATCGGCAACGGTATGAGCCTGCTGATCTTTGCCGGCATTGTAGTGGGGATCCCGCAGGGGATTGCTGACCTGATTAATAAGGCGCGCACCCAGGCATGGGGAGCGTTGACGGTCCCGGCGCTGATTTTGCTGGTGGCGGCCATGATCGCCATCGTCGCGTTTATCGTCTTTGTCGAGCGCAGTGAGCGGCGTATCCCGGTTCAATACGCCAAGCGCATCGTTGGACGCAGAATGATGGGCGGTCAGTCGACCCACCTTCCGCTGAAGGTGAACTCCGGCGGCGTTATGCCGGTGATTTTCGCCAGCTCCATTCTTTCCGCTCCCTTGTTGTTTGCCAACGTAAGCTGGGTCCACAACAGTAATTTTCTTTCGCGGGTCTTTGAGGGCATGCGTCCGGGAGAGCCGTGGTACGAACTGCTGTACATGGTCGCGATTATCTTCTTCGCGTACTTCTACATCTCGATTGTCTTCCGTCCGGATGACATCGCCGACAACATGCGGAAGTATGGTGGCTTCATCCCGGGTATTCGCCCTGGAAAGCGGACCTCCGACTATATCAACGACATCCTTACGCGCATTACCCTGGTAGGCGCGTTGTACCTGATCGTGATTTCACTGGTTCCGCAAATCCTGATCAGCGGAATTCACTTGAACAACTTATGGCTGGTCGGCCCATTTTTTGAGAGACTGCCCATCTGGGTGACCCACGGGCTGGGCGTTAACTTCTACTTCGGCGGAACTTCGCTGCTGATTGTAGTCGGCGTGGCCATGGACACGATCAACCAGGTAGAATCCCAGCTCATCATGCGCCACTATGAAGGATTTTCTCCGAAGAGCGGCCGCATAAGGGGAAGGCGGAACTGGTAGTGAGCTCGCCTATATCGGAAGAAGATGCGGCAAGGGCTGCTGCGCAGAGAGTCACACCGGGTCCGATCCTCTTGCTCGGGGCTCCGGGGGTAGGCAAGGGGACGCAGGCGCAGGAGTTAAAGAAGGTCTGGAGAATTCCTCAGATCTCTACCGGCGACATCCTTCGCTCGAACGTGGCGCGTGGCACCGAGATAGGCAAGCTTGCTAAGGAGATCATGGAGCGTGGGGACCTGGTCTCCGACGACATGGTCAATCGGATGGTGGCGGCACGACTGGCCGAGCCGGACACCAGTGAAGGGTATGTTCTTGATGGTTTTCCCCGGACTTTGGGGCAGGCCAAGTGGTTAGACCAGCATCTGGCTGAGACAAGCAGCCCACTTCCGGTCGTTGCTGTGAGCATTCGGGTAGGTTATACTCAATTATTGCGTCGTATCACTGGCCGGCGCAGCTGTCCCACCTGCCACCGTATCTATAACATCTATTTCCAGCCGCCGAAGTCGGATATGGTGTGCGATTTGGATGGTGCGCCGCTTGTGCAGCGCGCGGATGATACCGAAAAGGTCTTTGAAGAGCGGATGCGGACGTACGAGGCGCAGACCGCTCCAGTGATTGAACATTACCGCGCTCTTGGACGTTTTGCAGAGGTAGAGGGCGAACAGTCGGTGGAGAACGTAGCCGCCGGGATATTGGCCGCCGTAGAGCGGTTAAGGAGTTGATGCGCAGATGGCTATCATGATTAAGACGCTGCAGGAGATTGAAAAGATGCGGCGTGCGGGAGCGGCGACCAGGCAGGTTCTGCAGCATCTCGCAACTCTGGTGAAGCCTGGCGTAACGACACTGGATCTGGATGTCGAGGCGGAACGGAAGACGTTGGAGTTAGGTGCTGTCCCCGCATTCAAGGGATATCACGGGTATCCGGGCTCTGTTTGCGCATCGGTGAATGACGAGGTAGTCCACGGGATTCCCTCGGCGAAGAAGGTTCTGAAAGAGGGGGACATCGTCTCCCTGGATTTTGGCCTGGTGATTGACGGATTTTATGGCGACTCGGCGATTACGGTCCCGGTAGGGGAAAAGGTCGCTCCTGAGACGCTTCGGCTTCTGGAAGTGACGAAAGCTTCCCTGGAAAGCGGAATTCGGGCGGTTAAGGTCGGGGGAACCTTGGGGGATGTCGGCGCGGCGGTGCAGGAAGTCGTCGAGTCGGATGGGTTCAGCGTGGTACGCGATTTTGTAGGGCACGGCATTGGCACGCGGATGCATGAAGATCCGCAGGTTCCCAACTATGGCCGCCGCGGGATGGGATTGAAGCTCCGCGAGGGCATGGTGATTGCGATCGAGCCGATGGTGAATGCAGGGAAGCCTGGCGTCCAGGTTCTGGAGGACGGGTGGACAGCGGTTACGCAGGATGGAAGTATGAGCGCTCATTTCGAGCACACGGTCGCGGTGACGGCCAAGGGCGCGGTAGTGCTGACGTCGTAAAAGATTACGGAACCGAGTCTGGGACCGAAGGTCACAGGCAGAATCAGGACACGGATTGTCGAAGGAAGACGCGATTGAGGTAATGGCAGTGGTCGTTGAGACGCTGCCCAATGCCATGTTCAAGGTTGAGCTGGAGAACAAGCACCAGGTTCTGGCGCATGTGTCGGGCCGTATGCGGAAGAATTTTATTCGTATTCTTCCGGGCGACCGGGTTGCGGTGGAGCTGAGCCCATACGATTTGACGCGTGGGCGAATCGTCTATCGATACAAATGAGGAGTCCGGTTATCGGGCTTTGGGATCGATGCCAGCATCCGATTCCAGCGGTCTGATCGCCGGTTAATGAGTCAGGAGTTGTAAATGAAGGTTCGGGCATCGGTTAAGAAGATTTGTGACAAGTGCAAGGTCATCCATCGCCGGGGTGTGGTGCGGGTGATCTGCGAGAACGCGAAGCACAAGCAGCGTCAGGGCTAAAGCCAGGACGCTCGCGTGTATTGAAAGACGCGCCGATCGCCCAAAAGGCAGGGGCTAGTTAGCCGAAAGAAGGCTTGCGATGAACCCCGAGGCTCGTTTCCACAGGCAAACCGGAAGTCCGGCGCGCCACCAACCGCCGCAACCAGGCAATGGATTGCGGTAAACAGAAGGAATCAGCATGGCACGTATTGCTGGCGTCGATCTGCCCCGCAACAAGCAGGCTCGGATCGCGCTTACCTACATCTTCGGGATCGGCAACCCGCGTGCGCTGCGCATTCTGGCAGCGGCCAATGTGGACCCGGTCAAGAAGATCCAGGATCTCGGCGAAGACGAGGTCAACCGCATCCGTACGGCGATTGAAGAAGAGGGCGGCGTAGAGGGCGATCTCCGCAAGGATATCTCCATGCACATCAAGCGCCTCATCGATATTCAGTCCTATCGTGGGCTCCGCCATCGTCGCAACTTGCCGACGCGCGGTCAGCGTACACACACCAATGCCCGCACCCGCAAGGGTCCGCGCAAGGGTACGGTCACGAACCGTAAGAAAGCGACGGCGAAAACCTAATGGCGAAGCCAGAGAAGAGTGCAGCCGGCAAGCCCGGCAAGAACAAGAAGTTCAAGAAGCGCGAGCGCAAGAACGTGCCCTATGGATTGGTCTATGTTCAGGCCACGTTCAACAATACGATCGTCACTATCACGGATGGCCAGGGCAACACGCTGTCGTGGAAGAGTTCGGGTTCGCTCGGTTTCCGCGGGTCGCGTAAGGGCACTCCGTTCGCGGCGCAGCAGGCAGCGGTGAACGCGGCGAACCAGGCGCGGGATCATGGTCTTCGCTCGGTAGATGTTCGCGTCAGCGGTCCGGGATCGGGTCGTGAGTCGGCCATCCGCGCATTGGCAGCGGCGGGTCTTGACGTTCGCTCCATCCGCGACGTTACGCCGATTCCGCACAACGGCTGCCGTCCGCCAAAGCGTCGCCGCGTCTAAGCAGGCGGGGCGGGAGTAATTCAGGAGTCTGCGCCTTCAGCAGTGCTGAGGGCGCAAGGCTCAAAGATCAACAGCGAGGATCGGGATTGAAGGAGTGCCACTCCGTAAACCGATCGTCCTCTGAAACAGGAGAAAGAAATTGGCACGTTATACCGGACCAGTATGCCGCCTTTGCCGTCGCGAAGGCACAAAGCTCTTTTTGAAGGGCACCAGGTGTTTCTCGGATAAATGCGCGATCGAGAAGCGGAATTTCGCTCCCGGCCAGCACGGCAAGGACCGTAAGGCGAAGATTGTCGGTTACGGCTTGCAGCTGCGCGAGAAGCAGAAGGCAAAGCGTATCTACTTTGCGCTGGAAGGCCAGTTCCGCGCGTATTACGAGAAGGCTTCCACCTCGCCCGGCGTAACTGGCGAATTGCTCCTGCAGCAATTGGAGCGCCGTCTGGACAACGTCGCGTTCCGCATGGGGCTTGCCACTTCGCGCCGCCAGGCTCGCCAGATCGTTCGCCATGGCCACGTGGAAGTGAATGGGCGCAAGGTGAACATTCCTTCTTTCCAGGTC
This window of the Acidisarcina sp. genome carries:
- the infA gene encoding translation initiation factor IF-1 encodes the protein MSKEDAIEVMAVVVETLPNAMFKVELENKHQVLAHVSGRMRKNFIRILPGDRVAVELSPYDLTRGRIVYRYK
- the rpsD gene encoding 30S ribosomal protein S4, whose product is MARYTGPVCRLCRREGTKLFLKGTRCFSDKCAIEKRNFAPGQHGKDRKAKIVGYGLQLREKQKAKRIYFALEGQFRAYYEKASTSPGVTGELLLQQLERRLDNVAFRMGLATSRRQARQIVRHGHVEVNGRKVNIPSFQVKVGDEIRVRENSKKLTLLENSREFASHQVPPQWITMDAANLVGKIIALPKREDINLPVNEQLIVELYSK
- a CDS encoding adenylate kinase, which gives rise to MSSPISEEDAARAAAQRVTPGPILLLGAPGVGKGTQAQELKKVWRIPQISTGDILRSNVARGTEIGKLAKEIMERGDLVSDDMVNRMVAARLAEPDTSEGYVLDGFPRTLGQAKWLDQHLAETSSPLPVVAVSIRVGYTQLLRRITGRRSCPTCHRIYNIYFQPPKSDMVCDLDGAPLVQRADDTEKVFEERMRTYEAQTAPVIEHYRALGRFAEVEGEQSVENVAAGILAAVERLRS
- the secY gene encoding preprotein translocase subunit SecY, whose protein sequence is MFEKLANIFRIPDLRKRVLFTLGLLAVYRLGAHIPTPGVNTKLLAQFFDQQSGSALGLVDLFSGGNLRKLTVFALGIMPYITASIIFQLLTVVYEPLARLQKEGELGRRKITQWTRYVTVILAAIQSGAIALTLNSGAGGVSYVLNPGIGFILMTVLTLTTGTAFIMWLGEQITDRGIGNGMSLLIFAGIVVGIPQGIADLINKARTQAWGALTVPALILLVAAMIAIVAFIVFVERSERRIPVQYAKRIVGRRMMGGQSTHLPLKVNSGGVMPVIFASSILSAPLLFANVSWVHNSNFLSRVFEGMRPGEPWYELLYMVAIIFFAYFYISIVFRPDDIADNMRKYGGFIPGIRPGKRTSDYINDILTRITLVGALYLIVISLVPQILISGIHLNNLWLVGPFFERLPIWVTHGLGVNFYFGGTSLLIVVGVAMDTINQVESQLIMRHYEGFSPKSGRIRGRRNW
- the rpsK gene encoding 30S ribosomal protein S11, with the translated sequence MAKPEKSAAGKPGKNKKFKKRERKNVPYGLVYVQATFNNTIVTITDGQGNTLSWKSSGSLGFRGSRKGTPFAAQQAAVNAANQARDHGLRSVDVRVSGPGSGRESAIRALAAAGLDVRSIRDVTPIPHNGCRPPKRRRV
- the map gene encoding type I methionyl aminopeptidase, whose protein sequence is MAIMIKTLQEIEKMRRAGAATRQVLQHLATLVKPGVTTLDLDVEAERKTLELGAVPAFKGYHGYPGSVCASVNDEVVHGIPSAKKVLKEGDIVSLDFGLVIDGFYGDSAITVPVGEKVAPETLRLLEVTKASLESGIRAVKVGGTLGDVGAAVQEVVESDGFSVVRDFVGHGIGTRMHEDPQVPNYGRRGMGLKLREGMVIAIEPMVNAGKPGVQVLEDGWTAVTQDGSMSAHFEHTVAVTAKGAVVLTS
- the rpmJ gene encoding 50S ribosomal protein L36 → MKVRASVKKICDKCKVIHRRGVVRVICENAKHKQRQG
- the rpsM gene encoding 30S ribosomal protein S13; the encoded protein is MARIAGVDLPRNKQARIALTYIFGIGNPRALRILAAANVDPVKKIQDLGEDEVNRIRTAIEEEGGVEGDLRKDISMHIKRLIDIQSYRGLRHRRNLPTRGQRTHTNARTRKGPRKGTVTNRKKATAKT